The Cardinium endosymbiont cEper1 of Encarsia pergandiella nucleotide sequence TACACTTCTTTTTCTAACAGATGTTTTAACTTTCATAACTAGTGTAACTGTTCAGTTGCTTTGTATCTATGCACTATCCTGGCTTGTGTCAAATCATAAGGAGTTAACTCCATTCTAACAGAATCCCCAGGAAGAATTTTAATATAATTTTTACGCATCTTCCCAGAAATATGGGCTCTAACAATATGACCATTTTTAAGCGCAACCTTGAATACTGCATTGGGTAATGCTTCTTGCACTATTCCACCTTGTTCAATAGGAGGTATTTTAGCCATATTATTTTATGCAATCTTATTTTACTTTGCTTATATACTTGTATTTGTAAGTTTTTACAAAGAGAACCATCATATAATCAACAAGAACCTTCCTGGGACTAATATACTAAATTTATAGCAAATAGCTGTAAAAATATGGAAACTTTATTAAAAACTTACTACTGCAATCTAGCACCTTTATTAATAATTACTTCATATCGACGCATTAACAAATAGCTTTCAACTTGCTGAATGGTTTCAAGCATCGAACTGACCATAATCAATAAAGAAGTCCCACCAAAGAATCTATAAAAAGGAAAACTTAATCCAACTATACGGGCAAAAGCAGGCAAAATAGCAATAATTGCCAAGAACATAGCGCCTGGCAAGGTAATTCTGTCTAATACACCATCCAAAAAGCGGGCCGTTGCATTGCCAGAGGTAATACCAGGAATAAAGCTATTGGCACGCTTCATATCTTCTGCTATTTGCACAGGGTTGACGGTAATAGCGGTATAAAAAAAGGTAAAGACAATAATCAAAAAAGCAAACAGAAAATTAAATAGCCAACTGGTATCATCGCGCAACATACCACTAATGAGGTCCAACCAAGCAAATTTATCTTTCCAAAAACCTAAAAGACATGAAATGCAAAAAATCAAAAGATTGGCAAAGATAATAGGCATTACACCTGCACTATTTAACTTAAATGGTATATATTGACGCTGCCCTCCATATATGGTACTGGTGCTCAATTGCCTTGCATACTGAATAGGAACCCTGCGTGTAGCTTGTGTAAAAGCAACTAACACAAGCACAATTAAAAACAATACGAATAACTCTAATACAAATAGAAACATACCCTTGCTGCCACGATATACCGCTTCTTGGTATAAAGCAGCAGGAAAAGAGGATACAATACCCACCATCATTAACATGGTTACACCATTGCCAATTCCTTTATCGGTAATCTTTTCACCTAGCCACATACAAAATATGGCACCTGCGGTTAAAATAATAATAGAAATAAAAATAAAAAAAGTACGACTTATAGAAACATTTCCACTACCTGTAGCAATAAATAAATATTGAAAAGATTGAAAAATAGCGATAAAAATAGTAAGGATACGAGAAATTTGCGCAATTTTACGTTTCCCCATTTCTCCATCACGTTGTATTTTTTGAATTTTTGGCCAGGCAATCGACAAAAGTTGCATAACAATAGAGGCCGAGATATAAGGGGTAACGCCTACTGAAAAGATGGAAACTTGGCTAAGTGAACCACCTAAAAAACTATCGAGTAAGCCAAAAACGCGCTTTGCATGACCAGAAATTTGGGTTACATCTATACCAGGCAAAACAATGATACTACCTATACGGAAAAGCAATAGAAAGAATAATGTATTCCTTATACGAATGCGTAGTTCTTTTATTAAAAATATATCCTTAATAACTTTAAATAACTTATTCATATGTTGACAACATGATAACTTCTCCACCAAGATTTTGAATGGCTTGTAAAGCAGTAGCTGAGCAACGATGTGCGGCAACTGAAAGTTTAAGGTTTAACTGGCCATTTCCTAATATTTTATATTTTTCATACTTCCCGATTACATTATGCTTTCTCAAGAAAATATGATCTATAGAAGAAACATGATGCTTCTCTGCCAAGGCTTGCAAAGTAGAAAGATTTAAAGGTGTAAACTCGATTCTACTCGGACATTTAAATCCATACATAGGAATACGCCTCTGGAGTGGTTGTTGACCTCCTTCAAAACCAATCTTTCTTTTATAACCAGATCTAGATTGTGCACCATTGTAACCACGTGTAGCCGTTCCACCTTTACCGGAACCTTGGCCTCTACCTACGCGCTTTTTACCCTTTAAAGCACCTACTGCTGGTTTAAGTGTATGTAATTCCATAAGCTATTATATCTTTTCTGTAACCACTAAGTGGTTGACTTTACGTACCATACCCCATATTTGGGGGGTAGCTTCAACGACAACACCTTTATTAACCCGCCCTAATCCAAGTGCTTGAATGGTTGCTTTTTGGGATTTAGGACGTTTGATTAAACTTCGTACCTGTGTAATTCTAATTTGTTCCATAAAATTTTATCCATTAAAAAGCTTATCTAAAGTGATGCCACGTTGCTTGGCAATAGTTATGGGATCACGCAATTGCAACAATGCTTTAAAAGTTGCTTTGACTACATTATGCGGATTAGAAGAACCCTGGGACTTAGACAAAACGTTTTTAATGCCTACGCTTTCTAAGACGATACGGACACCGCCACCTGCAATTACGCCAGTACCAGAAGCTGCTGGTTGAATCAAAACATTGCCACCACCATATTTGCCAACTGAACTATGTGGAATGGTATCACGTAAAATAGGGACTTTGATTAGGTTGCGCTTAGCTGCCTCTACACCTTTAGCAATGGCATCGGTTAACTCTTTTGCTTTGCCAAGGCCATATCCTACAATACCATCACCATTTCCAACTACTACAACTGCAGAAGAACTAAATCTGCGGCCACCTTCTACTACTTTGGTAACGCGCTTAATGGCTACTACTTTCTCCTCAAGATTATAATTACTGGCTCTGAGTTTTTTACCACTTAATATCATTTTTAACTAAAATTTAAGACCATTTGCTCGAGCACCTTCAGCCAATGCTTTGACTTTACCATGATAAGTATACCCAGAACGATCAAAGACAATATGGGTAATACCTTTAGCCAACGCTTGTTGCGCAATTGCTTTTCCTAATGTTAATGCTCCAGCAACGTTATTTTTACTAATTTTTAATTTATACAACGAAGCAGAAAGTAGCGTTTCGCCTGTTTCATCATTAATAAGCTGGGCATATATACAAGTATTACTCTTGAAAAGCGAAAGACGCGGCTGGGCGAATGTTCCCTGCAAACGCTTTCTAATGCTTTTCCTAACTTTAAGTCTTCTTGCTACTTTGTTATCCTTTATTTTCATTTTTTTACTATGTAGGAATATAAAATAGGCCAACATTGAAAAATATAGATGCTACTTTTTAGTAGACTTTCCAACTTTACGCCGCACTACCTCACCTAAACGCCTGACACCTTTGCCTTTATAAGGCTCAACTTTTCTTAAGGAACGAATTTTTGCAGCTACTTGACCCAAAAGCTGCTTATCTAGACATTCTAAATGGACCAGTGGATTTTTTCCTTTAGGCAATTCAGCTGTAGCCATTACTTCTTCTGGCAAGACCAAAGCAATATCATGAGAATAACCTAAACTTAATTCTAATAGACTACCTTGGACATTGGCTTTGTAACCAACCCCTACCAACTCTAAGGTAACCTTAAAGCCAACGCTAACCCCTACTACCATATTATAAATCAAAGCTCTATAAAGACCATAAAGGGCTTTAGATTTTTTAGCATCAACGGGTATCAACTTAACGAACCCTTCGGAAATCTCAACCATAATGGTTGAATCAATTTGCTGCTGCAGTAGACCTTTAGGACCTTTAACCTGTATGATTCCACCATCTAGGGCAGATACGGTAACACCTAGCGGTATATTAATGGGCTGCTTCCCTATTCTTGACATTTTTCTTTATTTTAGTAAATATAACAAAGTACTTCACCACCAACATGAACTTTACGCGCTTCTTTATCAGTCATAATACCCTTGGAGGTGGACAATATGGCTATGCCCAATCCATTAATAACAGTAGGTATAGCAGCAGCAGTAGAATATTTACGCAACCCTGGCTTACTCACACGTTTTAAATGTACAATAGCAGATTGCTTTGTAAAAGCATCATATTTAAGAGCAATTTTGATAACTGGCTGAACACTATCTGGCTTAGAGACCAGCTTATACCCTCGTATATACCCTTTTTCTTGTAAGACTTCTGTAAGCTTTGTTTTTGTTTTTGAAGCAGGAATTTCTACTACCCTATGATTGGCACTAATGGCGTTTCTAATCCTAGTAAGATAATCAGCTATTGGATCTGTAGTCATGGTGATTATATATTAACAAATAATAAAGACAGGTATATAGACTTATATGTTAGCTGACTACCAACTTGCTTTCCGTATACCTGGTAATTTCCCTTCTAAAGCCCATTTTCTAAAAACTAGCCGGGAAATACCAAATCTTCTGATATATCCACGGGCTCTACCGGTTATATTACACCTATTACGCAATCTAACTGGAGAGCTGTTTTTGGGAAGTTTATCGAGTGCCATATAGTTACCTTGCTCTTTTAATGCAGCTCTTTTAGCGGCATATTTGGCTACTAAATGTCTTCTTTTCTTATCTCTTGCTTTGACTGATTCTTTTGCCATAACCTTTTAATTTAATCTTGCACCATATTAAAGGGCATTCCTAAGGCTTTTAAAAGTTGAAATGCGGTTTCATTGTTTTGGGCAGTTGTAACAAAAGTTATGTTCATACCGTTGATCTTAATTACTTTATCAATGCTAATTTCTGGAAATATGATTTGTTCTTGAATGCCTACATTGTAGTTGCCTTTTCCATCAAATCCGTTGGCCTTCAATCCCCAAAAATTTCTAATCCTAGGCAGTGCAATGGATATAAAACGATCAAGAAATTCATACATAAGCCTGCCGCGTAAGGTAACTTTTACACCAATAGGCATACCTTCCCTAAGCTTGAAATTAGAAACTGATTTTTTAGCACGGGTAGCCACGGCACACTGTCCAGCAATAGCAGTTAATTCTTCTAAACCAAGCTGAATTAATTTTTTATTGGATGCACCATCACCTAATCCTTGATTGATACATATTTTATGTAACCTGGGGACTTGCATAACCGATTTGTATCCGAATAAATCTTTAAGCGAAGGAATAACTTCTGCAAAATATTTTTCTTGTAATCTAGGCTTAACCATTTTTTATAAAATTTCCTGTTTTTTTAGCATACCGCTGGAGATTGCCGGCTTCATTATACTTTCTTCCTACACGAGTAGCAGATCCGCTTACTGCATCTATTAACATCAGATTACTAATATGAATAGAAGATGGTAGCCTTTGGATGGTTCCTTTAGGATGCTCAGTAGAAGGCTTTAAATGCCTAACTACTATATTCATACCTTCAACAACAGCTCGATATTTTTTAGGGAATACCTTTAAAACAGTTCCTTGCTGGTTTCTGTGTTTACCAGTCAAAATTTTTACACGATCTCCTGTTCGAATATGAATCTTAAAACTTTTTTTTATTGTTTGCTTCATGCTTTATAGTTCGTCAGCTAAAGAGGCTATTTTCATAAATTTATTATCTCGAACTTCTCGAGCTACTGGCCCAAAAACACCAGTTCCTTTGGGCTCATTGTTATTTTCAATTAAAACAATGGCATTGTCCTCGAAGCGAATATAAGAACCATCTTTACGCCTTACTTCTTTTCGGGTACGGACCACAACGGCTTTGGAAATAGTGCCCTTTTTAAGGGAACCAGAAGGATTAGCTGTTTTTACGGTTACTACAATTTTATCACCAACTTGCGCATAGCGCTTACGGGTTCCACCCAAAACGCGAATGCAAAGAGCTGTTTTTGCGCCGCTATTATCAGCTACTTTTAGTATTGATTCCTGTTGTATCATTTTTACTTAGCTCTTTCTATGATTTGAACCAATCGCCATCTCTTTTTTTTACTTAAAGGGCGGGTTTCCATAATTTTTACGAGATCACCAATACTACAGCTGTTTTCTTTATCATGTGCCATAAATTTGGTAGATGTTTTTACAAACTTACCATATACAGGATGTATAGCTTTGGTATCTGTTACAACGGTTATGGTCTTATGGGCTTTATTACTAGTAACCCTTCCTACCTTTTCTTTTCTTCTATTTCTCACCATGGTGGTTACAATTCTGATGGTTGCTTCGACAACTGTTCTGAGCTGTTTTTAGCCTTGCAATGGATTTTTTTGCCGCCCTAATTTTCATCGGATGCTCAATTGGAGAAACCGAATGAGCAAGCTTTAGTTTGACTAAATAATTTAAGGCTTCTTTTAATTTATCGTTGCATTCTTTAGAAGAAAATAACTGAATTTCTTTGTACTTCATTTTAAAAACTTATTACTTATTGAATAGCACGTTAAAGTAATAGCCTAACCATAGGCAAAAAAAACCTCTAAATGGCTCCACAACCTACCCTACTGAATGAACATAGTCCCTACGGACTACAAAATGTGCCTTAATAGGTAACTTATGCATGGCAAGACGCATCGCACGCTCTGCAACTTCTTTAGCTACACCATCTAACTCAAAGAGAATTCTACCAGGCTTCACAATGGCTACAAAAGAATCTGGCGCACCTTTACCTTTACCCATCCTTACTTCAGCTGGCTTTTTAGTCAAAGACTTATCTGGAAAGATTCTATTCCAAACTTGCCCTTGCCGTTTCATTTCTCTTGTAATGGCAATACGCATGGCCTCAATTTGCCTAGCAGTAATATATGAGGGTTCTAATGCCTTCAGCCCAAAGGTACCAAATTCTAATGAATTTCCTTTCATTGATAAGCCTTTTATCCTCCCTTTCTGGGTTTTTCTATAACGTACTCGTTTTGGTTGTAACATTTTTATTATGGAATGCAAAAATTAATATTGTTGTAATGCAGGGCATAACTACTTCCGCACTTTGGAAGAGAGAAACCCTTTCTCTCCTACTTTAGGAGGCCGACCGGCTGAACGTTGGAGATGATTAACTGCAACATCGCCCCTAGAAATCCAAACTTTAATACCTATTCTTCCATAAATGGTATGGGCTTCGACCGCTATATAGTCTATATCATTACGAAGGGTATGGAGTGGAACAGATCCCTCTTTAAATTCATCTGACCTAGCCATTTCAGCACCATCTAACCTACCCGAAACCTTAATTTTAACACCTTGTGCACCAGAACGGGTCACAGCAGCTATAGCTTGCTTTACTACACGCTTATAAGGCATACGACCTCTAATCTGTTGCGCAATTTGCAAAGCGACCAACTTAGCTTCTAGATCTGGTTTTTTTACCTCAACAATATTAAGTTCAACTTCCTTTCTAGTTAGCTTTTTCAACTCTTCTTTTACCTTATCAACTTCTGCACCCGATTTCCCAATAACAATACCTGGGCGAGCAGTTCGAATGGTAATGGTAATTTTTTTACCAGCACGTTCTATAAGTATTCTAGCAACACTAGCTTTGGCCATTCGCGCATCTAGATAGGTACGTATTTTTTCGTCCTCCATTAATTTTTCTACATAGGAGGATTTTGATGCAAACCAACTGGAATCTGACTTACGAATAAACCCAACTCTAAAACCGACGGGATTAACTTTTTGACCCATTATAGTATGATTAGTGTGGTTACGTTGTTGTACTTGAAACAATCTGATGTGACACAGGAATAGCATTCCGTAAAGTATCTACCACCATAACAACATGACTAGATCGTTTTCTAATTCTATGTGCCACACCTCTTGGCGCGGGCATAACTCTTTTTACCATACCGGCTCTATCTACTGTTATTTTCTTCACAAAAATTGCGCCATCCTCGAAGGCAGCTGCATGATTATTTTGCCAATTTGAAATAGCAGAAAGTAAAAGCTTTCTCAACTGAAGCGCAGCTTGTTGTGGCTTACTTTGTAAAATAGCTAATGCAGTAGCCACGCTTTTTCCTCTAATAAGTGCCGCTAAGCGCCCAACCTTACGTTCAGATATAGGCAGCTTTCTTAATTTTGCTATTGCCTCCATAGTTTAAATTATCTTTTTTTAGAGGTATGTCCTTTAAAGGTTCTTGTTAAGGCAAACTCACCAACTTTATGGCTTACCATTGACTCTGTAATAAAAACAGGGATAAATTTATGCCCATTGTGTACTGCAAGGGTATGTCCCACAAAATCTGGTGTAATGGTTGACCGCCTAGACCAAGTTTTAACTACTGTTTTTTTACCGGACTGATTCAGCATGTCTATCTTACGTTGTAGATGATGCGCCACATAAGGTCCTTTTTTTATAGATCTACCCATTATTTTTTCTTTTTACTAATGATCAGTCTAGTAGAATATTTATTGCGATTGCGTGTTTTTTTACCTTTTGCATATAACCCTTTAAAAGATCTAGGATGTCCTCCAGAAGCTTTTCCTTCACCACCACCCATTGGATGATCCACAGGGTTCATTACAACAGCGCGTACACGAGGTCTTTTACCCATCCAGCGACTTCTACCTGCTTTGGCAATGGTAACATTACCATGGTCACTATTGGAAACAGAGCCAATAGTAGCCATACAATGGTCTAATACCAATCGCCTTTCACCAGAAGGCAACTTAATGGTCACATACTTACCACTTTTGGAAAGCAACTGTGCATATGCGCCGGCACTTCTTGCCAATGCTGCACCACGTCCAGGGGATAGTTCAATGTTATGGATGATCGTTCCCAATGGTATATCTTTCATTTCCATAGCATTACCTAGCTCTATTGGTGCATTTGGGCCTGCTACAACCTTAGCGCCTACTTTAAGTCCTTCTGGTGCTATAATATAGCTTTTCTCACCATCTACATAATGGAGTAGGGCTATGTATGCAGTGCGCATAGGATCATACTGAATAGAATGGACAAATGCAGGGACAGCTATTTTTTTCCTTTTAAAATCAATAAGGCGGGCACGCCGCTTATGTCCACCCCCTCTATGGGGCACAGTAATCCTACCACGATTATTCCGACCAGCTGCGCGCTTGGTTTTTACTAAGAGGGACTTCTCTGGCTTATGAGCAGTAATAACCGTAGAGAAATCTGGTGCTATTCTAAAACGCTGACCGGGCGTGGTTGGGTTAAGTTTTTTTAATGGCATAACTAGATCAACTAACAGCTTAAAATTCAATGCAAAAGGCTAGAAATTGCCATAAAAATCTATGACATCCCCTGCCTTAAGCGTTACAAGTACTTTCTTATAGGAAGGCCGTCTCCCTGTTATTACACACGACTTAGTATGGCGCGTTATTGGTTTACCTGCATAACGCATGGTATTAATTTTATGGACTGTAACACCATAAAAGCGTTCAATTTCTTTTTGTATTTGGTGCTTATCGGCACGATCATCTACGATTAAACCATATATGCCACGCTTATTAAGTGCTGACATTTTTTCTGTTACCAAAGGCTTCTTTAGGATACTCATCTGTTATTGTGTTAATTTTTCTACTATAGGGGTTATAGCTGTTTCCATAATTAACAATTTTTTAGCATGCAAAAGATCATAGGTATTCACGTGGTCGACACAAACTACTTTTGCTTGCTTTATATTCCTACTAGATAGCACAATATTTTTATCTACACTAGGTATAATCAATAGTGTTTTCTCATCTAGAAAAGACAAATTTTGGAGCATACCTAAATAGCTTTTTGTTTTTGGTGCTTCAAAAGAAAAAGGCTCTAAGATAGAGATATGGTTTGCCTTAGCCTTGTAGGTTAAGGCAGACTTTCTGGCTAATTTTTTTACCTTACGGTTTAATTTAAAACTATAATCCCTTGGTCTTGGACCAAAAATACGCCCGCCTCCTCTGAATAAAGGAGACTTAATATCACCCGCTCTAGCTGTTCCTCTTCCTTTTTGTCTTTTAATTTTTCTTCTAGAACCACTGACTGCATTACGCTCCTTTGCTTGGTGGGTACCTTGACGCTTACCGGCTAAGATAGCCTTTACATCCAAATAAATGGCATGATCATTGGGCTCAATACCAAATACTTCTTTTGGCAATTGAACAGAACGGCCTACTTCTTCCCCTGTATATTTTAATACTGATAGGTTCATTTTATTTCTCCAAAATTACGTAACCATTATTTGCACCAGGGACTGCTCCATGGAGTACAATTAGATTTTTCTCTGGCAAAACTTTTATCACCTGAAGGTTGGTCACCTTAACTCTATTGCCACCTGTTCTTCCAGCCATACGCATTCCTTTGAATACACGTGAGGGAAAAGAAGCTGAACCAACAGAACCAGGTGCTCTTTCTCGATTGTGCTGACCATGAGAACGGCTACCAACGCCACTAAAGCCATGTCGCTTTACAACGCCTTGGAAGCCCTTACCTTTGGAGGTACCAACTACGTCTATAAACTGACCTTCGACAAAAACATCGTCTATGCGAATCACTTGACCCAATGTAATTTGCTGCCATACCGCATCATCATCACATCTAAACTCCACTTGCTTGGACTTAGGTGTAGTAGAAGCTTTAGCAAAATGGCCTATAAGAGGCTTAGAGGTATTTTTTTCTTTTTTATCGCCATATGACAATTGAACAGCCTGATATCCATCTATAGACTTTGTTCTAAGCTGTGTCACCACACAGGGACCGCCCTGAATGATGGTACATGCTTTTTTGTGACCCTTACCATCATAAAGACTGGTCATTCCAATTTTTTTTCCTATGATTCCAATCATAAACTTAAATACTAATCATACCCACTTAATCGCTCTAAAACCAGCCAAAAAACTAGGAAAGATATAACAGCGAAAGCACAAATTTAAACAAAATTTAGGCTAAATCAAATGGTTTACCTCAAACCGCTACTACATCTAGGATGCGCGTGACCCAAAGATATAAAAATTAACGCATAAAGAAAAAAGGGTAGATAATAATTACTATGTGAACACTTCATCTAAACAGACGTTAACTAGATCTAGTCAAACTATAAATAGTATAGCCATAGTGTGGCTTTAGAAGCACAAAAAAAGATCCACGTCCAATCGCCCTAAATAAAATAAAATGCCTGCTGAGACTACGCTTCACTATGAGCCTGTTATAATGATGTATAATTTTACTACCACGCGCGCTTTAAGTATCAATACCCGCTGTTCGTATAATCATTCAAATATTATTGTATATTTGGGGTACAAGAATTCCAAAAAATTCAAATTCTTAAAAACTAAAAACTACGATACAAATGAAAAAAATATTTCCCTTATTGCTATTAGCAGTATCTACTACCGCACAAAAATGTGACTTTTTTGATAGTTCTATCGGCAACAATTATTCTATCCGTAAGGCTAAAAAGCAAAAACAAAAATTAAGTGATATCATTACCATTAAGGATCTAGGAATGGTTAAGCCAGATTGTTATGACTGCCCTTCATCTGAAAACATTAAAGATATCTTAAAAAAGAAATATCCTGCGTTAAATACAGAACACATTCACGTTTTCCTATATACATATGGCAAAGAATCCCTATGCATTTCTTCAACCTCTTCTGGTAATTATACAGGTGATATACTACTTACCTATACCACTAAACAAAAACAAAAGTTAAGTGATATCATTACCATTAAGGATCTAGGAATGGTTAAGACGGATTGTTATGGCTTAGTTTCACATGAAGACATTAAAGATATCTTAAAAAGAAAATATCCTGCGTTAAATACAGAACACATTCACGTTTTCCTATATACATATGGCAAAGGATCCCTATGCATTTCTTCAACCTCTTCTGGTAATTATACAGGTGATATACTACTTACCTATACCACTAAACAAAAACAAAAGTTAAGTGATATCATTACCATTAAGGATCTAGGAATGGTTAAGGCGGATCGTTATGGCTTCGTTTCAGGTAAAGACATTAAAGATATCTTAAAAAAGAAATATCCTACGTTAAATACGGATGATATAGAAGTTTATCCAGATTATTCTGGCACAGTATCGATTTCTTCAACCGCTTCTGGTAATTATACAGGTAATATACTACTTACCTATACCACTAAACAAAAACAAAAGTTAAGTGATATCATTACCATTAAGGATCTAG carries:
- the rplD gene encoding 50S ribosomal protein L4, with protein sequence MNLSVLKYTGEEVGRSVQLPKEVFGIEPNDHAIYLDVKAILAGKRQGTHQAKERNAVSGSRRKIKRQKGRGTARAGDIKSPLFRGGGRIFGPRPRDYSFKLNRKVKKLARKSALTYKAKANHISILEPFSFEAPKTKSYLGMLQNLSFLDEKTLLIIPSVDKNIVLSSRNIKQAKVVCVDHVNTYDLLHAKKLLIMETAITPIVEKLTQ
- the rplC gene encoding 50S ribosomal protein L3, coding for MIGIIGKKIGMTSLYDGKGHKKACTIIQGGPCVVTQLRTKSIDGYQAVQLSYGDKKEKNTSKPLIGHFAKASTTPKSKQVEFRCDDDAVWQQITLGQVIRIDDVFVEGQFIDVVGTSKGKGFQGVVKRHGFSGVGSRSHGQHNRERAPGSVGSASFPSRVFKGMRMAGRTGGNRVKVTNLQVIKVLPEKNLIVLHGAVPGANNGYVILEK
- the rplW gene encoding 50S ribosomal protein L23 produces the protein MSILKKPLVTEKMSALNKRGIYGLIVDDRADKHQIQKEIERFYGVTVHKINTMRYAGKPITRHTKSCVITGRRPSYKKVLVTLKAGDVIDFYGNF
- the rplB gene encoding 50S ribosomal protein L2: MPLKKLNPTTPGQRFRIAPDFSTVITAHKPEKSLLVKTKRAAGRNNRGRITVPHRGGGHKRRARLIDFKRKKIAVPAFVHSIQYDPMRTAYIALLHYVDGEKSYIIAPEGLKVGAKVVAGPNAPIELGNAMEMKDIPLGTIIHNIELSPGRGAALARSAGAYAQLLSKSGKYVTIKLPSGERRLVLDHCMATIGSVSNSDHGNVTIAKAGRSRWMGKRPRVRAVVMNPVDHPMGGGEGKASGGHPRSFKGLYAKGKKTRNRNKYSTRLIISKKKK